In Rhodanobacter humi, the genomic stretch CGCACCATTCAACGCAGGGAAGGTGCGGCACACGACGTAAGCCGTGCGCTTGTTGCCATCGACAAACGGATGATTGCGTGCCAAGCCATGTGCCAAGGCAGCAGCAAGGTCAGCCAGATCAGGTGCCGGCCCGGCGCAGGCCAGCATCTGTTGCGGCCGCGCCAGTGCGGATTCCAGCAAGCCATCGTCGCGCACGCCTTCCGCCCCACCATGCTCGGCCAACTGCCGATCATGGATGGCCAGCACCAGTGCGTGGTCGATCCAGGCAAACGCACCCATCACTCAGCTCGCGGCAAGCCGGCGCAGCACATCGCGATCCTCGCGCATGATGCCCTCCGCCACCTCCATCCTCGCCGCGAACTCCGGATCGAACGCGGCCAGCTTGATGCCGTCGGGCAGCTCGGTGACGTAGAGCGTGTCGCCCTTCTCCACCCGCAGGCGCGCCAGCAGCTCGCGCGGCAGCACCACGCCCGCTGAATTGCCGATGCTGGTGATCTTGAGCTTGGTGTTCATGGCGCACCCTCGTCGAAGTTATAACCAACGTTATTACAACAAGGGGCTCGTTACAATCGCTGGATGTCCCTCATCGCCCCGCCCCTGTCGCTCTACGTGCACATGCCCTGGTGCGTGAAGAAGTGCCCGTACTGCGACTTCAACTCGCACGGCCTGCGCAGTGCGCCGCCACCTTACGCGGAGTACGTGGAGCTGCTGCTGGCCGACCTGGACGCCGACCTCGCCGACTTCGGCGCGGCCGTCCGTGACCACGAGATCGTCAGCCGGCCTTTGATCAGCATTTTCTTCGGCGGCGGCACGCCCAGCCTGTTCGCACCGGAGCTGGTTGCGCGCTTCCTCGACGGCGCCCGCGCGCGGCTGCCGTTCGCCACCGATTGCGAGATCACGCTGGAGACGAATCCCGGCACGGTCGAGCACGGCCGCTTCGACGGCTATCTCGCCGCCGGCGTGAACCGGCTGTCCTTCGGCATCCAGAGCTTCGACGACGACAAGCTGCGCCGGCTCGGTCGCATCCACTCCGCCGCCGAGGCCGAGGCCGCGGTGAAATCGGCGCAGGATGCCGGCTACGCGAACCTCAACCTCGATCTGATGTATGCGTTGCCGGAGCAGACCCTGGACGGCGCGCTGGCCGACGTGGAACGCGCGGTCGCGCTCGCCCCCACGCACCTCTCGCACTACCAGCTCACGCTGGAACCGAACACCGCGTTCGCCGCCAACCCGCCGCCGCTGCCCGACGACGACCACGCCTGGGCAATGCAGGAAGCCTGCGAGGCGCGACTGGCCGACGCCGGTTACGGCCAGTACGAGATCTCCGCCTATGCGCAGCCGGGCCGGCGCTGCACGCACAACCTGAACTACTGGCAATTCGGCGACTACCTCGGCATCGGCGCCGGCGCCCATGGCAAGCTCAGCGACGCGACCGCCGGCAGCGTGCACCGGCGCTGGAAGACCCGCCACCCGCGCGCGTACATGGAAGCTGCCGCGGGACCCGCCCGCATCGGCGGCGACAACGTGGTGGGCGCCGACGAACTGCCGTTCGAGTACATGCTCAACGCGCTGCGCCTGGTCGACGGCGTGCCGCTGGCCGACTTCGCCGAGCGCACCGGCCTGCCGCCGGAACGCATCGCCGCGCCGCTGGCCGAAGGCCGTCGGCGCGGCTGGCTGACCGAGGATCTGCAGCGCCTGCAGACCACCGCGCTGGGCCAGCGCTTCCTCAACGACGTGATCGCAAGTTTTCTTGCCTGAGCAACGTCGCCGCCCATGGCGGCCCTGCGGCAACCAGCCTACACTTCGGCAGGGGAATCGACGGAAACGCGTCATGGATGCCGAGCATCTGCACCGATACTCGACCACCGCCGCAGGTGGCCGCGCACGCGGCCGCTGGCCCGCGCGCACGCAGCGCCTGCTCAACGTGATCGGCCCGCTGTGCGGGCAGTGGCTGGAACCGGCGCTGCAAGCCTGCCTGGACCGCTTCGACCACGAGCTGTACCTGCAGGCCGAACGCTCGCGCAGCCATCTCGAACAGCAGTACTGCTTCGACAGCCGTGCACAGCTGCAGCTGCAGCGCCCGGCTTTCATGCAAGCCTATGCCGACCACCTGCGCAAGGGTTTCGCGCAGCTGGGCGAGGTCGACGAGGGCGCGGACGAAGCGCTCGCGCATCAGCCGTTGAGCCTGCTCGAACGCGGCGAACACGAGTTGACCGCCACGCTGGACAAGCTCGCCGCGCGCGGCGAGGCACATCACGGCCCGGTGCTCACCGAACTCGCCTACCGCTTCGCCGTGCTGGTCGGCGCCGCGCCACTGGAGGGCACGGCGCTGCCAATCGCGCCGGCCGGTCTCACCGACGCCCTGCGCACCGCGATCGCCAGCCTGGATCTGCCGCTGGAACACCGGCTGCTGCTGTTGCAGAGTTTCGAGCAGACGGTGATCGCGGCGGCCGGCCCGCTCTACGAGATCGTCAACACGCAGTTGCGGGACGATGGCCTGTTGCCGCAGCTGCGTCCGTATGCGCCACCACGCGCCGCGCCTGCCGCGCGCGGCGCGCCCGCGAACGAGGCTCCGGCCACCGCCGCGACGACGCCCGAAACTGCCGCGACCGCCGGCGCACCGCAGGCGCCGATCACGGTGCTGGAAAACCTGCGCGACCTGCTCGCCCAGCGCCGTGTCGGCGTGAGCGGCACCGCGGCCACGGGGCGCGCGGCCACCGCCGATGAGCTGCAGACCGCGCTCGGCGCCCTGCAGCAGCACTTGGCCCAAGTCACCGACCAGGCCAGCCGCGAACTGCGCAGTGCCCAGCGCCTGCGCGACGAGCTGCTGCTGCAGCTCAACGCCGACAAGCCGCCCGGCGCCGTGCCGACCCGGCTCAGCGCCGAGCAGGACGACACGGTGGAACTGGTGGCGATGCTGTTCGAGCAGATCGGGCGGCAGCTGCACCACGGCCCGCACGCGCGTTCCCTGCTCGACGACCTGCAACTGCCGATGCTGCGCCTCGCCGTCACCGACCGCGACTTCTTCGAACAGCAGGAACACCCCGCGCGGCGCCTGCTCGGTGCCGTGGCCGAGGCCGCCGACGACTGGCTGGACGGCCCCGACGGCGAAGCCGACCAGCAGCTCACCTCGCGACTCAACCAGTTGGTCGAACGCGCGAGGCGCGAGCCGCCCAGCGCCGGCCTCTACACCAGCCTGCTGGCCGACATCGAGCACCACCTCGGCCAGCTGAGCCGCCGCGCCCAGGCCTCCGAACGCCGCCATGTCGAGGCGATGCAGGGCCGCGAAAAGCTGGACCTGGCGCGCCACCGCGCCGGCGAACTGCTGGCCGAACGCTTCAACGCCAGCCCGCCGCGCGGCCTGCTGCGTGCCTTGCTCGACCGCGCCTGGGCCGACGTGCTGGCGCTCACCCTGCTGCAGCACGGCGAGGACAGCCCCGCGGTCACCCAGCGCCTGCGCGTCACCGACCAGCTGCTGGGCCGCCTGCCGGTGGACGATGCCGACCTGCTGCGCCGCGAGGTGCAGGCCGGCCTGCAGCAGATCGGCATGCACGCCGAGGAAGCCGGCCAGGTAGCGCTGCGTCTGGTCGGCGAGGAAGCGGCCCCGCCCATGCCCGCCACCGTGGCGCCGCTGCCGGTGCCACCCGCGGAGGCGCCTGGAAGGATCGCACCTGCGCCCGCCGCCGCCAGGCCTCGCCCCCCCGCAGCGGCCGTTGCCGTTGCCCACGCCCCGGACGACCGTCCCGCCACGCCGGCGCCGGTCCCCGTGGTCGCCGCGAGCACCCCGCCACCCACGCCCGCCACGAAGCCAGCCGTCCACGACCTGCCCAGCGCCACCGACCTCGCGCTGCGCCTGAAGCAACGCCAGCGGCTGGGCGAATCGCAGCATGCGAAGGCAACGACAGCGACCACCATCCATGAGCCACCGCTGGGCCCGCAGGAGGCGCGCATCCACAACCGCCTGCGCCAGCTGCCCTACGGCAGCTGGTTCGAATTCACCGACCCGGCCTCGGGCGAAGTCACCCGGCGCAAGCTGGCCTGGTTCTCGCCGATCACCGGCAACAGCCTGTTCGTCACCCGGCGTGGCCAGCGCGGCGAGGAGCTGAACCTGCGCGAGCTGGCCCGCGCGATGGCCGCCGGCCAGGTGCGCGAGCTGCCGCCGCAACGCGATGGCCTTCTCGACCGCGCCTGGCACGCGCTCACCGGCAACCTGCGCACCACCGTCACGTCCGCGCCCGGAGCCCGCCCATGAGCACCCGCGAGCAACGCCGCGCGCCGCGCAAGCCGGTCGACGCCGGCATCGTGGCGATCGACACGATCGCCGAGCAACCGCTCGGCCACCTGTGCAACCTCTCCGCCAGCGGCCTGATGCTGATCGGCGGCCATGCGCCGCGCAGCGAAGGCATCTACCAGGTGCGCATGCCACTGCCGGACGCCGGCGGCAGCATCGAGCTCGGCCTGCAGGAACAGTGGCACGAGCCGGCCGCCAGCCCCGGCCAGTACTGGGCCGGCTACCGCATCATCGCGATTGGCAACGACCACGGCGAGTTGCTCGAACGGTGGCTGCGGCAAGGCTGAGCGCCACGCGGATCCGCCGGGACCGCCCGCCGCCGCGCGCTACACTGGCAGGCCGACGTCCCCCGCCCGGAACCCGCATGAACGCGCCGCTCGCCTCGCTCTACCCCGCACACCTCGCCACCCTGCGCGCGCGCGCCGACCAGGCGCTGGCGCTGGGCGGCTTCGACCATCTGCTGGTCGCCGCGAGCACGCCGCTAGGCAAGTTCCTCGACGACCAGGACTACCCCTTCGTCGTGAACCCGCATTTCAAGCATTGGCTGCCGCTCACCGATGCGCCCGGCAGCTGGATCGCCTACACGCCGGGCAGCAAGCCGAAGCTGGTGTTCGTGCAACCGCGCGACTACTGGCACGTGGTGCCGGAGGCGCCACACGGCTACTGGGTGGAGCACTTCGACATCGTCACCGTGCGCAGCGCGGCGGAAGCAGCGGCGCAGCTGCCGCAGGGGCGCAGCGCGGTGCTGGCGCCAGCCTGCCCGGCCATCGACGGCGTGACGGTGAACAATCCGCAAGCCGTGCTCGATTACCTGCACTGGCATCGCTCGTACAAGACGCCGTACGAACTGGCGCTGATGCGCGAGGCCAACCGCATCGGCGCGCGCGCGCACCGCGCCGCCGAGGCGGCGTTCCACGCCGGACGCAGCGAATTCGGCATCCACATGATGTATCTCGCGGCGGCACGACAGATCGACGTGGAACTGCCCTACGCCAGCATCGTCGGCCTCAACGAGCACGGCGCGGTGCTGCACTACACGCACTTCGACCGCACGCCGCCCGCCGAGCACCGCTCCTTCCTGATCGACGCCGGCGCCAGTTGCGCGGGCTACGCCAGCGACATCACCCGCACCCATGCCGCCGCCGGCCACGGCGAATTCCAGGCGCTGGTCGCCAGCATGGACGCCGCCCAGCAGGGCTACGCGTCGCAGGTGCGCGCAGGCCAGAGCTACCCCGAGCTGCACCTGCACGCCCACCGCGTGCTGGCCGGCGTGCTGCGCGAACACGGCTTCATCCGCATGAGTGCGGAAAGCGCGGTGGAGTCGGGCGTGACTTCGGCGTTCTTCCCGCACGGCCTCGGCCACCCGATCGGCCTGCAGGTGCACGACGTCGCCGGCTTCCAGCAGAGCGAGCGCGGCGGCAGCATCCCGCGCCCCGCCGGCCACCCCTACCTGCGCATGACCCGCGTGCTGGAGCCCGGCATGGTGGTGACCATCGAACCGGGCCTGTACTTCATCGACATGCTGCTGGCCGAGCTGCGCGAGAAACCGGCCGCCGCCGACATCGACTGGGCGAAGGTGGACGCGTTCCGAAAGTACGGCGGCATCCGCATCGAGGACGACGTGGTCTGCACCGAGGGCGAGCCGGAGAACCTCACGCGCGACGCGTTCGCGCAGGCCTAAACGCCACTGTAGGAGCGGCTTCAGCCGCGATTTCCCCTGCGACTGGTCGCGGCTGAAGCCGCTGCTACCGCCCGGCCAGCAGCGCCTCGATCTCCTCGGCCTCTTTCGGCACCGCGGCGCTGAGCACCTCGTGGCCGTCGCGGGTCACCGCCACGTCGTCCTCGATGCGGATGCCGATGCCGCGCCAGCGTTCGTCCACGCCGGCCTCGTCGGGCGGCACGTAGATGCCCGGCTCCACCGTCACCACCATGCCGGGCTCCAGCACGCGCGAGGCGCCGTCGATGCGGTAGTCGCCCACGTCGTGCACGTCGAGACCCAGCCAGTGGCCGGTCTTGGCGGGGAAGAAACGCTGGTAGCTGCCCTCGGCGATCGCCGTGTCGGCATCGCCATGAATCAATCCCAGCGCGCACAGGCCTTCGGCGATCACCCGCACCGCGGCGTGGTGGGCGGCGTCGAACGGCTGGCCCGGACGCACCTCGTCGATCGCGGCAAGCTGGGCGGCCAGCACCACCTCGTACAGCGCACGCTGTTCGCGGTTGTAGCGGCCGTTGATCGGGATGCTGCGGCTGATGTCGGAGGCGTAGCAGTCCAGCTCGGCGCCGGCGTCGATCAGCAGCAGGTCGCCGGCGTCCAGCCGCGCGCGATTGTGCTGGTAGTGCATCGTGCAGGCGTTGCTGCCGGCGGCGACGATGGGAGTGAACGCGGGTACCGCACCACGACTGCGCAACGCGTGCAGCAGCTCGGCTTCCACTTCGTACTCGTGCCGGCCCGGCAGCGCGCTGCGCCACGCGGCGAGATGCGCCTCGGCGGCGATGCCGGCGGCGGCGCGCATCAGCTTCAGCTCGGCACGCGACTTGTACAGGCGCAGGTCGTGCAGCAGGTGCCCCAGCGCCACGAATTCCTTCGGCACCACGCCGCCGCCGCGCAACTGGCGCAGGCGGCGCATCCAGCCCAGCAGTTGCGCGTCGAACGCGGGCTCGCGGCCGAAGTGGCAGTACACGCGCGCCCGGCCCTCGATCATGCCGGGCAGGATGTCGTCGATGTCGTCGATCGGGAACGCGTCGTCCATGCCGTAGTCGGCCACCGCGCGTTCGGTGCCGATCGAGCGGCCGTGCCAGCGCGCCTGCTCGGCATCGCGCTCGCGGCAGAACAGCACCACCTCGCCATGCAGGCGGCCGGGCAACAGCGCCAGCACCGCATCGGGCTCGGGGAAGCCGGCGAGGTAATGGAAGTCCGAATCCTGTCGGTACGGCCAGGCCGCATCGGCGTTGCGCAGGCGCTCGGGCGCGGCGGCGACCAGCAGCACGGCGTCCTCGCCGGCCATCTGCATCAGCTGGCGGCGGCGGCGGGCGAACTCCTCGCCCGCGATCGCCGGCGCGCCGGCGCGATCGGATAAGGCGCTCAATGCAGGCGGTCGCTGCCGGACTGGCCGCGGCCGGCGGACTCGGTGTACAGCAGCAGCGCGCCCACGCGCAGGAATTCCTGCACCTCGATCAGTGCGTCCTCGTCCTCGGTGGCGTCGCCGAAGTCGAAGGACGCGGCGGCGATCGTGCCGAAGTCGCGCAACACTTCCTGCGCGTCGTCCGACAGCTGCGCATGCGCATCGGTGCCGGCGAGGCCGAAGCCGCCGAGGAAGCCGCGGCACCATTCCGCCACCGCCTCGGCGCGTTCGGCCAGCGGGCGGTCGTCTTCCGGCAGCATCGGCTCGAAGCCCAGCTCGGGATCGGCCAGCGCGTCGCGGCATTGCCGCAGCAAGGTATCCAGCTTCGCCTGGTCGGCCGGCGACGGCGCCACTTCCTCGCCATCCAGCTGCAACGCGGCGAGCAGGTTGCCGCCCTGCGGCGTGGCGCCGCCGGCGAGATAGCCGCACAGCGAGCCGTGCAGTTCGCTGGCGTCCACGCCCAGGCGCAGGCGCACGATCAGCGCGTCCAGATCGTCGTGGCTGAGCGGTTCGGTGGCCGGCATGGGAAGCTCCTCGGGGACGGCCGCTCATTCTACGCCAGGCCCGCCACAGCGCCGTTTCCGGCAGCACTGCGAGACGCCGAACCGCCCGCTGTCCCCGCGCGCCGTGCTGCTATAGTTCCGCGCATGAACCCTGCCGACACCCTTCCGCCTGACCCCGTCCAGCTGGAGCTGGAGGCGCTCGGCCGCCAGGTCGACCGCCTGCTCGACACCGTGCGCCGGCTCAGCGAGGAAAATCGCAGCCTGCGGCACAGCCAGGAGCAGCTGTCGGGCGAACGCGCCAACCTGCTCGCGCGCAACGAACAGGCGCGCAGCCGGGTCGAGGCGATGATCCAGCGACTGAAGTCGCTCGAAGGCAATGGTTGAACCGATGAACGCACCAACCAGCAACGATCCGGTCGCGCTGCGACTGATCGACCGCGAATTCCTGATCGCCTGCGCGCCGGAAGAGCGCGATGGCCTCGTCGAGGCCGCCGCCCTGCTCGACCGCAAGATGCGCGAGCTGCGCGCCAACGCCCGCGCACCCAGCTTCGAGCGCCTCGCCGTGCTCGCCGCCGTGAGCATGACCCACGAGCTGCTGGCGCTGCGCAAGCAACAGGGCGGCCACGACCAGCAGACCGCGCAGCGCCTCGCGACACTGCGGCAACGGCTGGATATCGCGCTGGAAAGCGCCGTGGCGCGCCAGGGCGAACCGGTGGCGGATTTGCTGCCGAAAGCCTAGAATCGACCTCGGCGTTTTCTGCGATGTGCGCCGGCACACTCTTACATTTGCCTTGTTCCTAAATACGGCCCCGGGTCGGCTTTTCATCGGTCGTTGTGCATGTCCGCCGCGTGCGGAAAGCCTTGAGACCATGTGGCCCTCCCACCTGATCCATCGTGGATCAAGGTCGTTCGGTGGGCAGCGGCATCGCGGTTGACGCCACCTCTTCCACGCCCCGTTCGTCAAGCTGATGGACGGGGCGTTTTTCGATGGAGACAGCCCCGTGGACGCCACCGCCCAGCGCCAGAGCCTGCGGGAGCAGATGGCCGAACGCCGCCGCGCGTTGCCGCCGCCGGCGCGCATGGCCGCCGCGCAAGGCCTGCGCCGCACGCTGGAACAGCTGCCCGAATACCTCACCGACCTGCGCGTGGCCGGCTACTGGGCCAGCGGCGGCGAACTGCCGCTGAACCTGGTGATCCCGCCGCTGGCCGCGCGCGGCCAACGCTTCCTGCTGCCGCTGCTGGCCAAGGGCAAGGAACTGCACTTCGCGCCCTGGCGCGACGGCGACCCGATCGCGCCGAACCGCTACGGCATCCCCGAGCCGGTGGCGCCGCGCGAATGGTTCGCGCCGTTCCAGCTCGACCTGGTGCTGGTGCCGCTGCTCGCCTTCGACCGCCGCGGCCACCGCCTCGGCCACGGCGGCGGCTACTACGACCGCAGCTTCGCCTTCCTGAAAGACCAGGCGCGCCCCACTGAACCGCTGCTGGTGGGCGTCGCCTACGCGTTCCAGGAAGTCGAGCAACTCGACGTGGAAGCCTGGGACGTGCCGCTGGACTACGTCGCCACCGACCGCGAACTGATCGCCTGCAACACCACCGGACAAGACGGAGCCGCCCACGCATGAGCCCCCGCGAGCGCCATTACTGGCTGATGAAATCGGAACCCGACGCGTTCTCCATCGACGACCTCAAACGCAAGAAGCAGGAGGCGTGGGACGGCGTACGCAACTACCAGGCGCGCAACTACAT encodes the following:
- a CDS encoding type II toxin-antitoxin system death-on-curing family toxin; translation: MGAFAWIDHALVLAIHDRQLAEHGGAEGVRDDGLLESALARPQQMLACAGPAPDLADLAAALAHGLARNHPFVDGNKRTAYVVCRTFPALNGASLAADAEDKYQTFLALADGRLSAEAFAAWLREHLRTQHVHEAPAHYQGKTKGRAKTVRTR
- a CDS encoding AbrB/MazE/SpoVT family DNA-binding domain-containing protein; the protein is MNTKLKITSIGNSAGVVLPRELLARLRVEKGDTLYVTELPDGIKLAAFDPEFAARMEVAEGIMREDRDVLRRLAAS
- the hemW gene encoding radical SAM family heme chaperone HemW; amino-acid sequence: MSLIAPPLSLYVHMPWCVKKCPYCDFNSHGLRSAPPPYAEYVELLLADLDADLADFGAAVRDHEIVSRPLISIFFGGGTPSLFAPELVARFLDGARARLPFATDCEITLETNPGTVEHGRFDGYLAAGVNRLSFGIQSFDDDKLRRLGRIHSAAEAEAAVKSAQDAGYANLNLDLMYALPEQTLDGALADVERAVALAPTHLSHYQLTLEPNTAFAANPPPLPDDDHAWAMQEACEARLADAGYGQYEISAYAQPGRRCTHNLNYWQFGDYLGIGAGAHGKLSDATAGSVHRRWKTRHPRAYMEAAAGPARIGGDNVVGADELPFEYMLNALRLVDGVPLADFAERTGLPPERIAAPLAEGRRRGWLTEDLQRLQTTALGQRFLNDVIASFLA
- a CDS encoding DUF1631 family protein translates to MDAEHLHRYSTTAAGGRARGRWPARTQRLLNVIGPLCGQWLEPALQACLDRFDHELYLQAERSRSHLEQQYCFDSRAQLQLQRPAFMQAYADHLRKGFAQLGEVDEGADEALAHQPLSLLERGEHELTATLDKLAARGEAHHGPVLTELAYRFAVLVGAAPLEGTALPIAPAGLTDALRTAIASLDLPLEHRLLLLQSFEQTVIAAAGPLYEIVNTQLRDDGLLPQLRPYAPPRAAPAARGAPANEAPATAATTPETAATAGAPQAPITVLENLRDLLAQRRVGVSGTAATGRAATADELQTALGALQQHLAQVTDQASRELRSAQRLRDELLLQLNADKPPGAVPTRLSAEQDDTVELVAMLFEQIGRQLHHGPHARSLLDDLQLPMLRLAVTDRDFFEQQEHPARRLLGAVAEAADDWLDGPDGEADQQLTSRLNQLVERARREPPSAGLYTSLLADIEHHLGQLSRRAQASERRHVEAMQGREKLDLARHRAGELLAERFNASPPRGLLRALLDRAWADVLALTLLQHGEDSPAVTQRLRVTDQLLGRLPVDDADLLRREVQAGLQQIGMHAEEAGQVALRLVGEEAAPPMPATVAPLPVPPAEAPGRIAPAPAAARPRPPAAAVAVAHAPDDRPATPAPVPVVAASTPPPTPATKPAVHDLPSATDLALRLKQRQRLGESQHAKATTATTIHEPPLGPQEARIHNRLRQLPYGSWFEFTDPASGEVTRRKLAWFSPITGNSLFVTRRGQRGEELNLRELARAMAAGQVRELPPQRDGLLDRAWHALTGNLRTTVTSAPGARP
- a CDS encoding PilZ domain-containing protein; translation: MSTREQRRAPRKPVDAGIVAIDTIAEQPLGHLCNLSASGLMLIGGHAPRSEGIYQVRMPLPDAGGSIELGLQEQWHEPAASPGQYWAGYRIIAIGNDHGELLERWLRQG
- the pepQ gene encoding Xaa-Pro dipeptidase, producing MNAPLASLYPAHLATLRARADQALALGGFDHLLVAASTPLGKFLDDQDYPFVVNPHFKHWLPLTDAPGSWIAYTPGSKPKLVFVQPRDYWHVVPEAPHGYWVEHFDIVTVRSAAEAAAQLPQGRSAVLAPACPAIDGVTVNNPQAVLDYLHWHRSYKTPYELALMREANRIGARAHRAAEAAFHAGRSEFGIHMMYLAAARQIDVELPYASIVGLNEHGAVLHYTHFDRTPPAEHRSFLIDAGASCAGYASDITRTHAAAGHGEFQALVASMDAAQQGYASQVRAGQSYPELHLHAHRVLAGVLREHGFIRMSAESAVESGVTSAFFPHGLGHPIGLQVHDVAGFQQSERGGSIPRPAGHPYLRMTRVLEPGMVVTIEPGLYFIDMLLAELREKPAAADIDWAKVDAFRKYGGIRIEDDVVCTEGEPENLTRDAFAQA
- a CDS encoding aminopeptidase P N-terminal domain-containing protein, with translation MSALSDRAGAPAIAGEEFARRRRQLMQMAGEDAVLLVAAAPERLRNADAAWPYRQDSDFHYLAGFPEPDAVLALLPGRLHGEVVLFCRERDAEQARWHGRSIGTERAVADYGMDDAFPIDDIDDILPGMIEGRARVYCHFGREPAFDAQLLGWMRRLRQLRGGGVVPKEFVALGHLLHDLRLYKSRAELKLMRAAAGIAAEAHLAAWRSALPGRHEYEVEAELLHALRSRGAVPAFTPIVAAGSNACTMHYQHNRARLDAGDLLLIDAGAELDCYASDISRSIPINGRYNREQRALYEVVLAAQLAAIDEVRPGQPFDAAHHAAVRVIAEGLCALGLIHGDADTAIAEGSYQRFFPAKTGHWLGLDVHDVGDYRIDGASRVLEPGMVVTVEPGIYVPPDEAGVDERWRGIGIRIEDDVAVTRDGHEVLSAAVPKEAEEIEALLAGR
- a CDS encoding UPF0149 family protein yields the protein MPATEPLSHDDLDALIVRLRLGVDASELHGSLCGYLAGGATPQGGNLLAALQLDGEEVAPSPADQAKLDTLLRQCRDALADPELGFEPMLPEDDRPLAERAEAVAEWCRGFLGGFGLAGTDAHAQLSDDAQEVLRDFGTIAAASFDFGDATEDEDALIEVQEFLRVGALLLYTESAGRGQSGSDRLH
- a CDS encoding TIGR02449 family protein, with the protein product MNPADTLPPDPVQLELEALGRQVDRLLDTVRRLSEENRSLRHSQEQLSGERANLLARNEQARSRVEAMIQRLKSLEGNG
- a CDS encoding cell division protein ZapA is translated as MNAPTSNDPVALRLIDREFLIACAPEERDGLVEAAALLDRKMRELRANARAPSFERLAVLAAVSMTHELLALRKQQGGHDQQTAQRLATLRQRLDIALESAVARQGEPVADLLPKA
- a CDS encoding 5-formyltetrahydrofolate cyclo-ligase — protein: MDATAQRQSLREQMAERRRALPPPARMAAAQGLRRTLEQLPEYLTDLRVAGYWASGGELPLNLVIPPLAARGQRFLLPLLAKGKELHFAPWRDGDPIAPNRYGIPEPVAPREWFAPFQLDLVLVPLLAFDRRGHRLGHGGGYYDRSFAFLKDQARPTEPLLVGVAYAFQEVEQLDVEAWDVPLDYVATDRELIACNTTGQDGAAHA